In Fusarium pseudograminearum CS3096 chromosome 3, whole genome shotgun sequence, a genomic segment contains:
- the NLS2 gene encoding NLS2: MKTTGLLTILFTSMAATAIASPNALPMGVEVVERDGKTIVREVPHALLSRGLEPRCRECVGQGGSCTIGDGSCYAEDPPLYCTWCGDKCGSRCVRQGQTCQQTCV; this comes from the exons atgaagaccaCCGGACTCTTGACCATCCTTTTCACCTCCATGGCTGCAACTGCCATCGCCAGCCCCAACGCCCTGCCTATGGGtgtcgaggttgttgaacGCGACGGCAAGACCATTGTTCGAGAAGTG CCACATGCACTCTTGAGTCGCGGCCTTGAGCCCCGATGCCGAGAATGTGTTGGCCAAGGTGGTTCGTGCACCATTGGCGACGGCAGCTGTTATGCTGAGGACCCCCCAC TTTACTGCACATGGTGCGGTGACAAGTGCGGATCTCGTTGTGTTCGCCAGGGACAGACTTGCCAGCAGACGTGTGTTTAA